The Anastrepha ludens isolate Willacy chromosome 2, idAnaLude1.1, whole genome shotgun sequence DNA window tcatcatgcccgtcctaacgtgtggcgcagaagtgtggacgatgacaacatctgatgaagcgacgcttggattgtttgagagaaagattctgcgtaagatttttggacctttgctcgttggcaacggcgaatatcgcaggcgatggaacgatgaactgtatgagctttacgacgacatagacatagcgcagcgaataaagatccagcggctacgttggctagattatgtcgtccgaatggatacaatcgctccggctctgaaagtattcgatgcggtaccagctgttggtagcagaggaagaggaaggcctcctctgtgttggaagatcaggtggagaaagacttggcttcatttgatgtgtccaattggcgccggttagcatgagaaagaaacgattggcgcgctttgttaaacacgTACGAAGTATGATATATACGATTAGAAGAAGTTCATGTGATAAAGTTCCTCGCAAAGTTCTTTTCTTGAAAGAAATCACATTCAAAGAAGACTAAAGCTTGCAAACGATACTTGTTCTAGTCACTTCAAAAACTGCGTAATATTTTACGGATCGATGAGAGCAAAATTGtgctttgaaattgaaaagggTCACAGTAATATGTGAGACGTCTACCTAATACCGAATATGCTCCAAGACGTACAAGGAAAACACTTAAACATGGCGAATTGTCTTTTATAGTATGCGGATATTTTTCCTATTACTTGTTGGTTTCATACGGGTGGTTGAAAAGCGTGTGTATCAATATGGATTGGGTGCAAGATTTTATAGTAAGATATTCTGTACTCTTCTTTGTACTTTCAAGTACATTAATTTGTTAAGCATTCAAAACTCGGTTCAACTTACACCATATGTAagtaattctaaaaaaattataacgaatGCTAAACAAAAGCACTAATAAATAATTAGTATTTAAGGTATTCACTttaagaacataaaaaaaaatgaaaagtaattATTGGGTTGGATAATaagttcattttatattttcttttattttacaacgattgcTGTTGTGtgaagggtaagtattcattcgatggaactctttctgctctgcaaaactattttaattatattattgagtcttttaattttttattagttttgaggcttacaaatggaatacccaggaggtaaaaatcaatattttcgactTCTGCTattctttgattttcatcaaCGTCAAAAAGTTGCCGAAGCAACCCGGACATTTGCGACATGTACGAAGAAGGTGTCATAAGTGAGTCTAGAGCacgaaaatggtttgcaaagttcaaaaatggcgactttgacgtcaatgacacgtcccgcaacggaaggtcttctgaattcgatgaagaacatctgaaatcacttttgaaggagaacggtcgccaaaccagtcgtgaattggcggaaaaaatgaactgcgatcgtAAAACgatcattcaatgggatttaccaaaaaattggcATCCTAGATGTCTcatgagctcaacgaaaaaaacaaagaaagtcgccttcaaattgcttctcagtaacagcactttttgtaaCGAGTCCCCACGGAAGATGGGAAATGGTGCTTATACAATCAATATGATGCAAAgaaagtgggtggctccaggagatacaccAAAGCAGAGAGTCAAGTCGGATCTTCAGCCAAAAAAGattatgatatgtgtttggtgggactgggagggcatggtgcactgtaaaatgctcgaaaagaatgccacgttcaacaaggagctctacattgcccaggtACACCCCTCGAATGAGGCTTTcagactgaaaagacctgatcgacatactccttcacgacaacgccaggccccatgttgcacaagtcgtcaaagccgcactccaagagttcGAATTGgaagtccttcagcatccgccgtattcttcgGACCTtgtaccgaccgattaccatcccTTCCGCtctctgtcaaaccatatgaagggcgttacctttgataacaaagaggtacctatttaaaaactggttcaacTAGCTTCTTTAATCCAGACGATTTTTGGGGTAACGGCAGCAACAAATTGATCGAAAGGTGGGAAGAgtttgtaaacagcaacggcgagtaCTCGTATAcctataattgattaacttattgatataattattgtttttggtttaaataaaacttttcggCAAAAACGCTTCGAACTTATGCCCATCCTAATAAATTTCggattaatataatatattatgtcTCTGGTTGCTGCGAGAGTTTTTCTGTGAATAAATagagaataaaataagaaaaagaaagtagaaaagaaaaagaaaaggacgaACTATGTTGCACAGCCACATGAAGATGGAGCTAGAAGCAAACGGCGATAGTGTCAATTGAACGGCTGGCATCCGGTTGTACACCGCGAATGAAAAAAGCGAACCAGTTGGTTTATCGATACCATCTTCTATAGATTCGCCTTGTTAGAAGTGCTTGCAAAAAAACTTTAGTTGCGGCAAAAATAGTGAGTATTACAATTACAAAATTATCGAGGAAGATTCGCCGGTAGCAAGTATGGTTATGCCTCATGAagctggtataactcactatttcaCTAACTTTTAAGAGGATCTCATTAGACTGAGTTCATACAGTGAGACTATTGTTGATTAAACATTCCGAATTCTCTCTTGATGTTGCACATCGTGTTCACACTCGACAGCTCCGTTATATGCAGTTGTTTAGTTTTTAGTCTaaagtcaacaacaacattgagaagaacgagGACGTAAACGGTGTTGGTAGAGCACGAACATCTGAAGTAACGAGTTGATGTAACAAACGTTTACCTATAGTAGTTTTTGACAGCTATTTTCCAGCGCTACTGAAGGATGATAGAATGCTAGGTTTGTGCTTTAGCTATGGTAAAAATCGAAATTGAGCGAGTAACTTCCAAAGTCACCGAGGTAGAATTCTATCAGTTCATTTCACacgcattcacacactcgtccaatcagtcgttgaaCAGAGGGCAACACCCTAACATGAGGGaacaattttttggtattttatataTCACCAATGAAATCTGAGGTTTTTCATATACAAGCCGCTGTCATGACTCCGGTTACGTCAACCAagcagctgattctttcaaattggcTGGGAGTCCGTTAACGTTCTAATATTGGCCACACTTTCCGAATAGTTTTCACCATGAGCGTTACCACATATCAAGACTGTGGCCTCATATCAAGACTGTTGTCCACTAAAAATGAAATCTTCCACGAAGAGGGTTCCCTGGTGGAACAACGAACTTGACAAACTTCGGAAAGCAACGAGAAAACTATtcaacactgcaaagaaaacaaagaaatgggacgaatataggaaatccctaactaactataacaacgaactaaggaaatccaaacgaaactcttggaaaaacttctgcgaggatctaaaaaatactccagCAACATCTAGAATCCAAAAATCActttccaaaggtgactcaagtcccgtaggcacactaaaaggtccaaacggaactattaccaacacattcgtagaaacactagagcttcttctaaagACTCACTTCCCAGATTGCAAAAGTCATGACCcatcaatcgacaatagtctagacatggtaactcaccatcaacggagatctacggtctcatttgtcaataaaatcataaatttcgaaagggtagagtgggcaattaactcctttaaaccctttaaatcaccagggccggatggaataatcccagcacttctatccaaaggcactgtggaactgatccgagtcatggtgaaaatcttcagagctagtctaatattggaatacattccaaagatatggaggaaagtgaaggtaatatttattcctaagggaggtaacaaaccccctgattctccaaaatcttacagaccaatcagtctatcgtcgttcatgttaaagacaatggaaaaactactcgaatcccatctaagagaagaagtaatcttcaaaaaaccccttcataagctgcaatttgcttaccaaaaagggaaatccacagtcacagcactgcacacactcgttgtcaatatagaaaaggctctaaatcaaaaagaaatagccctatgttcctttatggacatagagggagccttcgacaacgcaaattacaaatccatggaaacagcactcgaaaaaagaggtgcaaacccaatattaacacactggataagccaaatgcttaatcagaggattattaaagcctcgttaggcaAAGCTGAACTaaatgtcacaacagtaaagggatgtccgcaaggaggagatctttctccactgctatggtccctactagttgatgacttggtgcagcacctaaacaataagggatttataaccattggttatgcagatgacatatctgttataataaaaggcaaccatgaaaggacactaaccgacttaatgcaaaatgccttgagcgcaacatgggaatggtgtaaaaaggaggggctgtcgatcaaccctaacaaaaccacaataatccccttcacaagaaaaagaaagttagagtttcctgcattgaaaataaatgaaacagtgatagaactaaaggaagaggtcaaatatctaggtttaaccttagataaaaaactccctggggaatcacatataaataatataacaaaaaagccccgaaatccttgtggacaaccaaacaattactagggagatcctggggcctcagccctagtatggccctctggatatacacccaaatggttagaccaatcatactgtatggggcactagtatggtggagcaaatctatccaacaaacagcgataaccaaactgggaaaagtaatatacaaaggcttgcttgcctatgcatcacaggggctatgagaactaccccaacagctggcatggaagcacttcTTAAtttcccaccacttcatatagcaatccaagaggaagcagctacgcaagcactcatgctacacatgaaagaaaatttcaaattgggcaacctcaccggtcacctaaatatcctaaataaaatcaaaaacaccataagcatggctcaagtttcagaccacattgacccaaccctctgtttcacaaaaggatacacagttacctttcctgagaggatcgagtggaaaacaaatccgaaatggatgaatgatgattcacaaaaatggtacactgatggatcaaaaacaccttacggtgtaggagcaggtgtagtggggcccagaatccacaaatcatacactctcaccagggacaccactatcttccaagcggaactatacgcaataatggaagcagtaaacatcatgcaacgcagaaaccacaagagagtaaagattaaaatactctcggacagccaatcagttctaaaagctttagatagctatacatataactcaaaaaccctcttagaatgccacaaggcactcaataatctggcatccaaaaacaatgtttcattaatttgggtaccgggacatgagggatatgacggcaacgaaaaggcagactttcaagccaaaaaaggggcagatgaaaacttcatcggacctagtcctatgttcggattcaacaaaaacaacctaaaacaaaaagtaaaatactgggtcaaaactttattaaataagcattggaacaatgtagagggtcttagacactccaaaaagttcctaagtttcaacgctaaaagagccaacatggccctcacgttaaacaaaaagagcattcgcactctcacaggcgccctcacgggtcacttcacctgcaacaaacacttacataaattaggcataactaacaccagcacctgcagattatgctgcgaagatgaggagtctatagaacatctcattatcgaatgtccggggttgacgcatagaaggaaaaggtttttaaacaagttcatgcttacagatgaagaccttcaatcactccctcagaaggagctggtacaattcataagcatacttaacagtcaatagacagcatagggtgcacaatagatcaatatggtcgcagtgctaaaggccacaccttaaccctttacaaccattaaccattaaccattaccaCATATGTACCTTTATTTGTGccagttgcttcatttattcGTCACTTACTCGCGCTTAGCGAATCGAAGAGGCCTAatgttatacaaggtggcgcagaattaatcatccaatttggttctttaataatttttgtactagaaacaaagaaatgtatattgagtgatggaaatttgaTGGAATTTTGACCTCGtttatataaagggtatttcaaaagtgacgcgtAACTTGTGACACAGTAACTATTTTATgttatctttgacatttgtcaagtagacagatgtgaAATTTTACgcgaaaaggaaagaaaaaagactggcagaccaaaaactttgCGTTCTGTTGGTGGAATTTTACCAAATTGggtggattttacctgtagatatGTCCAAAGTGGATATTTAAATAATGTTATTTTTCGAATATAAGAtccgtttcttaaataaaaatagtgacacCTGTAGAAATTTaggtatttatatgttttatttcaaaataatatttataatatatattctgATAGGGTGATTTATTTTGCACTACcttgtaaagggtctttcaaaatacGCGCTTAGAGGTTGTTTTGAAAAGATGATTTGAAATAAATGGCGTCGTTCGGCAATCATGTTTcatacttgtgaactaaacagctacAGTATAGTGCTTTACCGCATTGCATTGGTGCGTCCATAGACTAGTCTGGCACTTTcttgtttaaaaaacaaaaatacacaaatttgatATTATTTATTAGTCAATGTCGAACTATTTCTTCTATTAAATACCAGCATTTGAAGTAAAATGGGTCGCACTAGTTtggcttttccctgcagggtacattcatatatatgcatgtgtgtgtggatACACATATTAAAGATAATTTGACAACGCTAGCAGAAGCTTATCGGCGAATAAGTGCCCTACTAGAAAGGGGTTTATAGTTAACGCTGGCAAATGCGGCCGAATTTTGACGTTTGCTTGGAACCAATATACTCTTGGCATCGCAATGATAAAATACCTAGAATATCTATGCAtaagtatgcatgtacgtatgtatgaatgtatgcaacTCCGTGGCACTTCACTCACTTCTGAGACGCGCAAGGTCCCCTGCCAGGCTGACAAGCCAGCAACGTTAAGCCACATGGTGGGGATCATTGTGAAATCGTTGTTGTGCTGAGCAAACGCCCCTCAGAGACAGTATCACTTGCATGTGTAAATATGTCGTATTTATGTTTGTACTTGTTTGtacctacttacatacatacgcatgtatgtacttatgatAAAGCTAATGCGCGCTTCTGCTTGCCTTTCGCtgaatgctaaaaaataaatcaaatgtaaacaaaaattattgtatatcgTAAATTTTTGGGTGACTAACAtttgtgtatacatttttttagttaaattgtaAACTTGCTCCCTCCGAGTTGGACAGGCGACGTGAGGTTGAAGAAACGCACGCGCAAATCCCACACCACTTGTCGCAGCGTCAATGACTGACGGCTACCAGTAACTACACAAGTGCATTGAAGCGCTAGTGCGTGTGTATCTGTGGCACCCCACCCCAGAAGcggcaattttaaataaatacatacatgcatacatataatacaataaCAAGAGCTAGCAAGTTTTCTGCAAAATGCTGTTGCACTGTTCCAAAGCGATCCGTGTGATCCATGCGATCCCCTCGACACAAAGCGGAAAATGGAAACACCAAAAAgtaaatgatataaaataaaactaaaaataaaagcaaataaagcaaTGCGGCAAACACCCGACCCGGTCTCATGTCCCACCATATGCCCATCAAACACCAGCAAACAGTGAGTGAATCAAGCCACCAAGCGTCAAAGCGATGAAGCGACCAATTGACCGACCAATCAAACAACCGACTAACCGACAAACGGACCGTCAACCAACTCAATTGATACGCTTCAACGAAATTCATGCCATCATCATCAGTCGAGCATGCCTCAGCGTAATTGCGCGACTTTAAACACACAGCGCGGCGGCGCAAAATGCGGGACCCAACCGGCAGCCCAACAACTATAAGCACAGCacgcaaaaaaacaacaagttaAAAACCCCAAGCAACgccagcaacaataacaataccaCCAACCAGCAATACTCAGCACAAACAGTAACAAAGGCAATATTTCAACAGCAATCCATCGGATCGCATCGCCAcagtcgtcgtcgtcgtcgtcgtcgcgCATCGCATCGCAATCCATCCATCCGTCCATCGTGTGGGAAACACACGACAAATCTGTTTCCCACGGTCTGGAAAAGTGTGTAGCGTACGAACAAAATATACAATGCGATTTACGAAAGCactaaacaacaataacaacaacaacaatgacagaAAAAGCAACAAGCAACATAACAGCATGACACAAGTCAGTGGCAGCGGCAGAGAACTGTCATCATTGACAATAAGTAAGACATGCCCGCGTGGTGGGGCCAAACAACTAAACAGCCAACCAAGCGTTTACTGCATTGGTATGTGTGCCACTACCGCAATTCCGTCATCTAGTCATTCATCGTATGAGCAGCACTCCAAAGTTATGCTCTTCTGATTGGCACAAGCGGCGCGCACGATCACTTGCTTGCGCTCCACTCGAACCGAATATTGAGTGCTCTCTTGAGTACGTGTGCACGGGCGAAGGGGTGTGCATGCACTCCTACCTCGGAAGTTTTAAATGGCAAAAATGTTGTTGGTCGTAAgctatatgtacttgtatgaatgtatgtgtgcagtAGAGGGGATGAAGACTTTGTTGCGCTGCCACGAGTAAACAATGAAAGGTGTTGTAAACGCGATTTCAAATTCCCTCTAATGAGAGCGAGtgtttgagttaaatttttaaatttttgtatgattATAATCAGAATTCTTTTACAAGGAGGAATAAGTAAATGCTGTTGATGCGTTAAATTTCTCTATATACGTACGAGTAACGACATAAACATGCCCCATAATAATCTGGTTAATACCCGTAAaaagttttattcaaatgaaattcaattattattttaaccGATCCAACATGGCACGAAATATTCTAACCAAGAATGCTTGTATAGTAGCCGTGCATCTAATTTCTTAGCTTGGAAAACTCatggatttattattttttataagagttgATGGCTGTTAGCCTGGCTTATATAGAAAACGCGTTTTAAAACCCCGAACTTCTTCACCAAATGCTAGTGAACGTCTTAATTTTGTCCTATGAAGTATGATGCTGAGATGAGAACTTTTCTTATTCCCTCAATATTTACCTCTAGATGAAACTCGAATTTTCCACCGCCAAGGATAAGACGGAATATCTTAGATGCGAATACAGTAGATGCGCTTCAAGGCTCCCTAGAAGATAATCCGAATTTCAATCAAAACATGTTGAGTTCTCGAAAGAGCACACCTGGGatcaaaagttttgaattttaaataagaaTCATTTTTGCTACTTCTGACGGCCATAACTGGGAAAGAACGCCCGGCCATTCATTTGTTTTCATTGATTTCGGCACATTTGTATACGCAGCTTttgttgagtgtttggccgagctcttgcTTCAATTTGCAGTGTAcgccttgatatttttccacaaatagaaggacctacagttttatgcgtcctccgaacggcaaatagtcTTTTATAAGTAGCTTTTCCATtacagaaatatactcagagCTTTTCAATCGCCTACATCaaccttttctatcattcgATGTGTCATGTCCAGAGTGTGTTTTGAGCCCGTGCTCTACCAAAAATATTTACGCAAGTATTATTACGATACTAaggcagttgtttttttttgcataatagcGTCTCTTTTGGACTAACTGAattgataaaaatgaaattcttaaggAATAAGATCACTTGACTGTatacttttatcaaaataaataaggaaTTGAGGATCCATACTGTCTCCTGTTAATTTCAGCCATCCAATTCTTTGTACTAATGGAAAGAATACAGAGATGGCGACATCCGTGAACCGTTGTCCTGTTCACAATGAATTTGTATTGCGTTGTATTGTTGTtcacttttacttttattcacGAGCGAATTTCTGATACAACGactttctctttcttttttatttattgttactcaCAGTCAGCAACACTCTCACGGTTGTCACAAACTTGGTACTCTTTCTTAGATTAGATCGGTGGTTCTACTACAAAGCCCAACGTTTAATATCTATAGAGCCTTAGTTGTGCTTCGAGCCACTCATTTAGCTTCTGTGTGTATATTTGGGGCTCATTTGATGCTAAatcttatttatttctaaatcgggtttttatacaataaaatattttttgtattgccATTCATCGGCCTTAGGTACATATATCTATGCTTATTGTTGtaacaacataaaatatttcccatacatttttgtggaatactgttgaagtgacagtccttagctAGATATAAATACGTAGCATAataggcaattatttttaatttatttataaaataatccttttCTCGCATTATTCCGAAAAGAACTCTAACAACCAACACGAAAAAAGAAGCAACACTTTTCTCCCATACTGCAATCACTTGAATGCTCCTTTGCTCGCTCTTATTCTCACCGGTTGAGTACTCGCACCGCGATACCGCTACCGGTTATCGCAGCCACTGCACAGTAGCCTCTCTTCTTGTTCACGCTTCGCTACTACTGAATACAATACTTGCACCGCATACACGGGCAACCTACAGCGCGACCACCGATCGTGCAACCAACCACCATAGCCAGCAGCCCGCCCGAGCTGCGATCGCAGAAAATCCCAACattgtaaatataaaagttaTGGACGGGGCAAGTTGGCGGCTCATTTTCGAAtcgacacgcaaacaagaaacAACGGTCAAACGCTAAGCTAACGCTCCTTTCAACGGAGTTCCCAAAATCACGGATAAGAACGTATACGAATAATTAAGTTATCTTCcaaacacaaaaagaaaaaaaaactattaaaaatctattattttaaCCAAAGTATTTTGCACCTCGGAAAAATGGTCATGGAAATGTCCAAAACATATCAGTACCGCAAGGTGATGAAACCATTGTTGGAGCGCAAACGACGTGCGCGCATCAACAAGTGCCTCGATGATTTGAAGGACCTAATGGTGGAGTGTCTACAGCAAGAGGGTGAACATGTAACGCGTCTCGAGAAGGCCGACATACTTGAGCTGACGGTGGAGCATATGCGCAAGCTAAAGCAACGCGGCAGTCTTTCGCTGCAATCACAGGCCAGCGCGCACATCGAATCCTTCCGCTCAGGTTACGTGCATGCCGCCGATCAGATCTCACAGGTGCTGCTGCAACAGTGCCAGGCCGATGAATTGGGtggtaaaataatgaaatttcttTCTACACGCCTCATTGAAATGCAACATCACTTGCTGCGCTCCTCTGCTGTGGCGGCCGTCAGCACAGTGTCGCCACCTACCGCCAGCGCTGCCACCGCCAACCTGTTGCCTCTACCGCTGACGCTGCAAATGCCACTACCGTCGGCAAATTACAATTACAGTGAATGCGGCGAATCGTTGAGCTCACTAGAATCACCAACGAGCGCCAAATCGCCAATGGACTACTACAGTGCTGTGAGTGAGGCGGCGCAAAGGACATATGCAACTGCTGCCGCGGCTGCTGCGGCGGCTGCATGCAAAGAGCAGGACCTCATCGATGTGACAACTGTGGATAGTAGTAGCTGTTCGACGCGCGATACTGCATCCGTGGTATCAGTGGACTCCTGCTCTTCCGAACCAGTGTGGCGGCCATGGTGACTAGCACGCAATTAGTTAGGGATTTAGTTGAGTaacaagcacacatacacagaaAAATagagaattaaaatttattcgaattGAATAGAATCAACAGAATCGACTGTCTTCCGAGGCGCACGTGCAAGGCGTGGGCGGGCGGGCGTTTATCCACACATAGGCGTACACGCCCTCAGCCCAATCGCCGCAACGTGTCtgccacacacacaaacatatacagtgcactcttTGCTTTACTTGTTGTCTGTGATATACAATTATTATATGTGTTTTAGTGTTTGTAacggtatgtttgtatgcatttttagTTTTCTGCGTACTTCGCCTTATTTATCGTTTAGTGCGATTAAAAAGCAAATgcgcttatttaat harbors:
- the LOC128857427 gene encoding enhancer of split m3 protein — protein: MVMEMSKTYQYRKVMKPLLERKRRARINKCLDDLKDLMVECLQQEGEHVTRLEKADILELTVEHMRKLKQRGSLSLQSQASAHIESFRSGYVHAADQISQVLLQQCQADELGGKIMKFLSTRLIEMQHHLLRSSAVAAVSTVSPPTASAATANLLPLPLTLQMPLPSANYNYSECGESLSSLESPTSAKSPMDYYSAVSEAAQRTYATAAAAAAAAACKEQDLIDVTTVDSSSCSTRDTASVVSVDSCSSEPVWRPW